One stretch of Pseudomonas sp. NC02 DNA includes these proteins:
- a CDS encoding PHP domain-containing protein, with translation MNVDLHCHSTASDGALAPAVLVARAFEKGVRVLSLTDHDTLEGLAEAREAAHALGMQLVNGVELSCTWGGATIHVLGYGFDVNAPPLVEAIAKLHDGRWLRSEEISRKLALKGMPNGLEGARAIQQELGDSGNAPARPHFADWMVREGFVKDRAEAFRKWLGAGKLGDVKQHWPTLEDTVGTLRAAGAWVSLAHPWHYDFTRSKRRKLIGDYIGAGGHAIEVVNGHQPAEQVGSLAILAREFGLLVSAGSDFHGPGGWSEIGEYRAVPEDLPPLWCRFKHDPIIATV, from the coding sequence GTGAATGTTGATTTGCACTGCCATAGCACAGCCTCCGACGGCGCCCTGGCGCCCGCGGTCCTGGTTGCGCGTGCGTTTGAAAAAGGCGTGCGAGTCCTGTCGTTGACCGACCACGACACCCTCGAAGGCCTGGCAGAGGCCCGCGAGGCGGCGCATGCGTTGGGCATGCAACTGGTCAACGGGGTTGAATTGTCCTGCACCTGGGGCGGCGCAACCATCCACGTATTGGGCTACGGTTTCGACGTCAACGCGCCGCCGCTGGTGGAGGCCATCGCCAAATTGCACGATGGCCGCTGGCTGCGGTCCGAAGAAATAAGCCGCAAGCTGGCCCTCAAGGGCATGCCCAACGGCCTGGAAGGCGCCCGCGCCATCCAGCAGGAACTGGGTGACAGCGGCAACGCCCCGGCCCGCCCGCACTTTGCCGACTGGATGGTGCGTGAAGGTTTTGTAAAGGATCGCGCCGAAGCGTTCCGCAAATGGCTGGGTGCCGGCAAGCTGGGGGACGTCAAGCAACACTGGCCAACCCTGGAAGACACCGTTGGCACACTGCGGGCAGCAGGTGCCTGGGTCAGCCTGGCGCATCCGTGGCATTACGATTTCACCCGCAGCAAGCGTCGCAAGCTGATTGGCGACTATATTGGAGCGGGCGGCCACGCAATCGAAGTGGTCAACGGGCATCAACCCGCCGAGCAGGTAGGCAGCCTGGCGATTCTTGCCCGCGAATTTGGTCTGCTGGTCAGCGCCGGCAGTGATTTTCATGGCCCCGGCGGCTGGTCCGAGATTGGCGAGTACCGCGCCGTTCCG
- a CDS encoding septation protein A: MKQFIDFIPLLLFFIVYKTDPRVIDLAGHELTVGGIYSATAVLIISSVVVYGALFISQRKLEKSQWLTLVACLVFGSLTLAFHSETFLKWKAPVVNWLFALAFIGSHFIGDRLLIKRIMGHALTLPDPVWTRLNIAWIVFFLFCGAANLFVAFTFQSYWVDFKVFGSLGMTVLFLVGQGIYLSRHLHDTDPTTPKTED, encoded by the coding sequence GTGAAACAATTCATCGACTTCATCCCGCTGTTGCTGTTTTTCATCGTTTACAAAACCGACCCTCGCGTTATCGATCTTGCCGGCCACGAGCTGACCGTCGGCGGCATCTACAGCGCCACGGCGGTGCTGATCATCAGCTCCGTGGTGGTCTACGGCGCGCTCTTCATCTCCCAGCGCAAGCTGGAAAAAAGCCAGTGGCTGACCCTGGTCGCCTGCCTTGTGTTCGGCAGCCTGACCCTGGCCTTCCACAGCGAAACCTTCCTTAAATGGAAAGCCCCGGTGGTCAACTGGCTGTTCGCCCTGGCCTTTATCGGCAGCCACTTCATCGGTGATCGCCTGCTGATCAAGCGGATCATGGGCCACGCGCTGACCTTGCCAGACCCGGTATGGACCCGCCTGAACATCGCCTGGATCGTGTTTTTCCTGTTCTGCGGCGCCGCCAACCTGTTCGTCGCCTTTACCTTCCAGAGCTACTGGGTGGACTTCAAGGTGTTCGGCAGCCTGGGCATGACCGTGCTGTTCCTGGTCGGCCAGGGTATCTACCTGTCGCGCCACCTGCATGACACCGACCCTACCACGCCGAAAACCGAGGACTGA
- a CDS encoding YciI family protein → MLYAIISTDVANSLEKRLSVRPAHVERLKQLQAEGRLVLAGPHPAVDSNDPGDAGFIGSLIVAEFASLAAAQAWADADPYVAAGVYAQVLVKPFKQVLP, encoded by the coding sequence ATGCTCTACGCCATCATTTCCACCGACGTCGCCAACTCCCTGGAAAAACGCCTGTCCGTACGCCCGGCCCACGTCGAGCGCCTGAAACAGCTGCAAGCCGAAGGCCGCCTGGTACTGGCCGGCCCACATCCTGCGGTAGACAGCAACGACCCGGGAGACGCCGGTTTCATCGGTAGCCTGATCGTCGCCGAGTTCGCCTCCCTGGCGGCGGCACAAGCCTGGGCCGATGCTGATCCGTATGTAGCGGCCGGCGTGTACGCCCAGGTGCTGGTCAAACCGTTCAAGCAAGTCCTGCCTTGA